One genomic window of Magnolia sinica isolate HGM2019 chromosome 3, MsV1, whole genome shotgun sequence includes the following:
- the LOC131240153 gene encoding protein root UVB sensitive 4-like isoform X2 yields the protein MVHCQLLRPGIGRRDCRKHLSYIFSRLIFLLILCHLEPNCTRRWLMLRIFNLLCAIMELEWLRRVAPGEVVEKTVEKRQKRMIKNKESAARSGARKQAMFRAIGIGSSRSLPLATALNWVLKDGLGLLSRCIYTASLGSAFDANLKRVRFSISILFSLSIGVELLTPMFPQYFLLLATIANILKSISLAAYLATGEEASYEQEAIYQYEDEEDDDLDDEAYFGSSSSFHIDAFRQSNKL from the exons ATGGTGCATTGCCAACTGTTGAGGCCAGGCATCGGTCGGCGGGACTGCCGTAAGCATCTTTCTTATATTTTTTCACGTTTGATCTTTCTCCTAATTTTGTGCCATTTAGAGCCCAACT GTACTAGAAGATGGTTGATGCTGAGGATATTCAACCTCTTGTGTGCGATAATGGAACTGGAATGGTTAAG GCGGGTTGCACCGGGAGAGGTGGTCGAGAAGACTGTTGAGAAGAGGCAGAAGAGGATGATCAAGAACAAGGAGTCTGCTGCTCGATCAGGGGCCAGGAAGCAG GCGATGTTTCGAGCCATAGGGATTGGGTCCTCTCGGTCCCTTCCATTGGCTACTGCATTGAATTGGGTGCTGAAGGATGGGCTTGGACTGCTTAGCCGATGCATATACACTGCTAGCCTTGGATCTGCATTCGATGCCAACTTGAAG AGGGTAAGGTTCTCAATATCAATCTTATTCAGCTTGAGCATTGGAGTTGAGTTGCTGACTCCAATGTTTCCCCAGTATTTTTTGCTTCTTGCAACTATAGCCAACATTTTGAAATCAATTAGTCTGGCTGCCTACCTAGCAACCGGT GAAGAAGCCTCCTACGAACAAGAAGCTATCTATCAGtatgaggatgaggaggatgacgATCTGGATGATGAAGCTTACTTTGGCAGCTCCTCAAGCTTTCATATTG ATGCTTTCAGACAATCGAACAAGCTGTAG
- the LOC131240153 gene encoding protein root UVB sensitive 4-like isoform X1: MVHCQLLRPGIGRRDCRKHLSYIFSRLIFLLILCHLEPNCTRRWLMLRIFNLLCAIMELEWLRRVAPGEVVEKTVEKRQKRMIKNKESAARSGARKQAMFRAIGIGSSRSLPLATALNWVLKDGLGLLSRCIYTASLGSAFDANLKRVRFSISILFSLSIGVELLTPMFPQYFLLLATIANILKSISLAAYLATGEEASYEQEAIYQYEDEEDDDLDDEAYFGSSSSFHIGNHAFRQSNKL, from the exons ATGGTGCATTGCCAACTGTTGAGGCCAGGCATCGGTCGGCGGGACTGCCGTAAGCATCTTTCTTATATTTTTTCACGTTTGATCTTTCTCCTAATTTTGTGCCATTTAGAGCCCAACT GTACTAGAAGATGGTTGATGCTGAGGATATTCAACCTCTTGTGTGCGATAATGGAACTGGAATGGTTAAG GCGGGTTGCACCGGGAGAGGTGGTCGAGAAGACTGTTGAGAAGAGGCAGAAGAGGATGATCAAGAACAAGGAGTCTGCTGCTCGATCAGGGGCCAGGAAGCAG GCGATGTTTCGAGCCATAGGGATTGGGTCCTCTCGGTCCCTTCCATTGGCTACTGCATTGAATTGGGTGCTGAAGGATGGGCTTGGACTGCTTAGCCGATGCATATACACTGCTAGCCTTGGATCTGCATTCGATGCCAACTTGAAG AGGGTAAGGTTCTCAATATCAATCTTATTCAGCTTGAGCATTGGAGTTGAGTTGCTGACTCCAATGTTTCCCCAGTATTTTTTGCTTCTTGCAACTATAGCCAACATTTTGAAATCAATTAGTCTGGCTGCCTACCTAGCAACCGGT GAAGAAGCCTCCTACGAACAAGAAGCTATCTATCAGtatgaggatgaggaggatgacgATCTGGATGATGAAGCTTACTTTGGCAGCTCCTCAAGCTTTCATATTGGTAACC ATGCTTTCAGACAATCGAACAAGCTGTAG